From the Saccharomyces paradoxus chromosome XIV, complete sequence genome, one window contains:
- a CDS encoding uncharacterized protein (similar to YNL033W) produces MVYSKESRIFVLLLALVISLNVLCHSVDVTTVLTTSTVTEVTVTTAAPQPPNKAETVLNTATNIIQTMQFLFNCAPFKWKGPLKITSCALNFIVLLLTAWGYLLKYLQENKLNSDADMEKMVGLGFGEMVSRVVGKGVGKAFTKMDITQKLVYPFEGGNRQKCLLMTVGENSIVPYHDLSTEICFDRHILDSLSHRNHGSISALDAGSVSTLGLADISSQMSVVSELYTLFGDYTVEVVGGIIKMASALNREGWQREKNGFVVLSRDQPNEMLLSVHMYSSGLL; encoded by the coding sequence ATGGTTTACTCCAAAGAATCAAGGATATTCGTCCTTCTCCTTGCGTTGGTAATCTCGCTAAACGTACTTTGTCACTCGGTCGACGTAACAACCGTATTGACTACGTCAACAGTCACCGAAGTTACCGTCACAACTGCCGCACCACAACCACCAAACAAAGCCGAAACCGTTTTGAATACTGCAACTAATATAATCCAAACCATgcagtttcttttcaactgCGCACCATTCAAGTGGAAGGGCCCTTTGAAAATAACCTCTTGTGCGCTGAACTTTATCGTCCTACTACTCACTGCTTGGGGTTACCTGCTTAAGTACCTACAGGAGAACAAGCTAAATAGCGATGCTgatatggaaaaaatggtaGGACTCGGCTTTGGCGAGATGGTCAGCAGAGTCGTCGGAAAAGGCGTTGGAAAAGCTTTCACTAAAATGGATATCACCCAAAAACTGGTGTATCCATTTGAAGGAGGCAACCGGCAGAAATGTCTGCTGATGACTGTTGGAGAAAACTCGATAGTACCATACCACGATTTGTCTACAGAGATTTGCTTTGATCGCCATATCCTCGACTCACTATCTCATCGCAATCATGGCAGCATTTCTGCTTTGGATGCAGGATCAGTAAGCACCTTGGGGCTGGCGGATATATCATCACAAATGTCCGTTGTAAGCGAATTATACACTCTCTTTGGAGATTATACGGTAGAAGTCGTAGGCGGCATCATCAAAATGGCCTCTGCCCTTAACAGAGAGGGCTGGCAAAGGGAAAAGAACGGATTCGTGGTCTTATCGAGAGATCAGCCTAATGAAATGCTGTTAAGCGTTCATATGTACAGTTCAGGCTTGTTATAA
- the KTR5 gene encoding putative mannosyltransferase (mannosyltransferase involved in protein glycosylation~similar to YNL029C) has protein sequence MLLVRRTINAFLGCIQCNLTVICILIAFVVTMCVVFVSESAPVDGIMNAFLPFSKMDLATKRDRPFYPNCVDTQDYLLNPSYTKQNASFVMLTRNGELEDVIKTINSIEEHFNQWFHYPYVFLNNKPFEEDFKAKVRDVTMGAGVEFGTIDEISWNFPSNVKDTFEFYNAIEDQGDRSILYGSLESYHKMCRFYSGLFYKHPLIQKYEWYWRLEPDVEFFCDITYDPFWEMLRTNKKYGFTIIIPELYWTVPNLFRHTKTFISQKGVKLGSLWKLFTKDYNIFESNDAELRDWINHDLDAKAKVSEKVAIEQLLKKGNDLEKINDDKEGIMNLINKARSKKHIVEDKFFNEEYNLCHFWSNFEIARLSVFDNDIYNSFFQYLEESGGFWKERWGDAPVHSIGLSLTLDLDDVHYFRDIGYRHSTIQHCPQNALGNEEFPYVASSRKSKRKNVVYDEGRDFGCGCRCRCPKKKRDIEDSMGFCVNIWVNLINQQRGHERQAEVLNGNEMERHIREDYLKQFKN, from the coding sequence ATGTTACTAGTAAGAAGGACGATAAATGCATTTCTAGGATGTATCCAGTGCAATCTTACGGTGATCTGCATACTGATTGCTTTTGTCGTAACCATGTGTGTAGTGTTTGTATCTGAATCTGCACCCGTGGATGGAATTATGAACGCTTTTCTACCGTTTTCCAAGATGGATCTTGCTACGAAGAGGGACAGGCCTTTTTATCCGAATTGTGTGGATACTCAGGATTATTTGTTGAATCCATCGTACACCAAGCAGAATGCCTCGTTTGTCATGCTAACTAGGAATGGCGAATTAGAAGATGTTATCAAGACTATCAACAGCATAGAAGAGCATTTCAATCAGTGGTTCCACTATCCGTATGTATTTTTAAATAACAAACCATTTGAAGAGGACTTCAAAGCAAAAGTACGTGATGTTACAATGGGCGCAGGTGTAGAATTTGGGACCATCGATGAGATATCTTGGAATTTTCCTAGCAACGTAAAGGATACGTTTGAGTTTTACAACGCCATTGAGGATCAAGGTGATAGGAGCATACTTTACGGAAGCTTGGAATCATATCATAAGATGTGCCGGTTTTATTCAGGATTATTTTACAAGCACCCGCTAATACAGAAGTACGAGTGGTATTGGAGGTTGGAACCCGATGTGGAGTTCTTCTGTGATATTACCTACGATCCCTTTTGGGAGATGCTTCGAACTAATAAGAAATATGGGTTCACGATCATTATCCCCGAATTGTACTGGACAGTTCCAAATTTGTTTAGACACACTAAAACCTTTATCAGTCAGAAAGGCGTTAAGCTCGGGTCATTATGGAAATTATTTACGAAGGACTACaacatttttgaatccaATGACGCAGAGTTACGGGATTGGATCAACCATGATCTTGATGCCAAGGCTAAAGTGTCTGAAAAGGTAGCCATCGAACAGCTGTTGAAAAAGGGgaatgatttggaaaagatAAATGACGACAAAGAGGGAATAATGAACCTGATAAATAAGGCTCGCTCTAAAAAGCATATCGTAGAagacaaatttttcaatgaagaaTACAATCTATGTCATTTCTGGAGTAATTTTGAGATTGCGCGGCTAAGCGTCTTCGATAATGACATTTACAACAGTTTTTTCCAATACTTGGAAGAAAGTGGCGGATTTTGGAAGGAGAGATGGGGGGATGCTCCCGTCCATTCTATAGGACTGTCACTAACTCTGGATCTAGACGATGTACATTACTTTAGGGACATTGGATATAGACACTCCACAATACAGCATTGCCCTCAGAATGCCTTGGGGAATGAGGAATTCCCTTACGTGGCTAGTAGCCGAAAATCCAAACGTAAGAACGTAGTCTATGACGAGGGTAGGGATTTCGGATGTGGTTGTAGATGCAGGTGCCCCAAGAAGAAACGCGACATTGAGGATTCCATGGGGTTTTGTGTAAATATTTGGGTAAATTTGATTAACCAACAGAGGGGCCACGAACGCCAAGCTGAAGTACTCAACGGCAATGAGATGGAGAGGCACATTAGGGAAGACTACTTAAAACAGTTCAAAAActag
- the HHF2 gene encoding histone H4 (Histone H4~similar to YNL030W): protein MSGRGKGGKGLGKGGAKRHRKILRDNIQGITKPAIRRLARRGGVKRISGLIYEEVRAVLKSFLESVIRDSVTYTEHAKRKTVTSLDVVYALKRQGRTLYGFGG from the coding sequence ATGTCCGGTAGAGGTAAAGGTGGTAAAGGTCTAGGAAAAGGTGGTGCTAAGCGTCACAGAAAGATTCTTAGAGATAACATTCAAGGTATCACTAAGCCAGCTATTAGAAGATTAGCTAGAAGAGGCGGTGTCAAGCGTATCTCTGGTTTGATCTACGAAGAAGTCAGAGCTGTCTTGAAATCGTTCTTGGAATCCGTCATCAGAGACTCTGTTACTTACACTGAACACGCCAAGAGAAAGACTGTTACTTCTTTGGATGTTGTTTACGCTTTGAAGAGACAAGGTAGAACCTTATATGGTTTCGGTGGTTAA
- the CRZ1 gene encoding DNA-binding transcription factor CRZ1 (Transcription factor, activates transcription of stress response genes~similar to YNL027W): MSFSNGNMASYMTSSNEKEQSINSKNDTDDSSAYRRNNIRNSSNSGSHTFQLSDLDLDVDMRMDSTNSSENISKNFSSGIPDSFDSNVNSLLSPSSGSYSADLNYQSLYKPDLPQQQLQQQQQQQQQQQQQQQQQQTPTLKVEQSGTFQWDDILTPADNQHRTTLTNQFLSPRSNYDVNNRSSGNDSNYSDTESNYHTPYLYPQDLVSSPAMSHLTANNDDFDDLLSVASMNSNYLLPVNSHGYKHISNLDELDDLLSLTYSDNNLLSASNNNDFNSSNNGITTTDTQNSTIAINKSKTGTNQKMLLTIPTSSTPSPSTHAAPVTPIISIQEFNEGHFPVKNEDDGTLQLKVRDNENYGTTNSNNLLRPDDNDYNNEALSDIDRSFEDIINGRKLKLKKSRRRSSQTSNNSFSSRRSSRSRSISPDEKAKSISANREKLLEMADLLPASENDVNQERHDNDSRASYNDTINSGNSNEENSNNNLLTSQAEIESGIVNIKTELDNTSKDLGILLGIDNLNQFEPKVGFKNDDNHENKDNGPFSFKKNDNLEKLDSSTNNRKNPANFACDVCGKKFTRPYNLKSHLRTHTNERPFICSICGKAFARQHDRKRHEDLHTGKKRYVCGGKLKDGKPWGCGKKFARSDALGRHFKTESGRRCITPLYEEARQEKSGQEN; the protein is encoded by the coding sequence ATGTCATTTAGTAACGGTAATATGGCTTCCTACATGACTAGTAGCAATGAAAAGGAACAGAGTATAAACAGCAAAAACGATACAGACGACAGCAGCGCTTACAGACGTAATAATATCAGAAATAGTAGCAATTCAGGATCACATACGTTTCAATTATCAGACTTGGACTTGGATGTGGATATGAGGATGGATTCCACCAATTCATCGGAgaatatatcaaagaaCTTTTCCTCTGGCATCCCGGACTCGTTTGATTCCAACGTAAACAGTTTGTTGTCTCCGTCAAGCGGTTCTTATTCTGCAGATTTGAACTACCAAAGTCTATACAAACCAGATCTTCCACAACAACAGttacaacagcaacaacaacaacaacaacaacaacaacaacagcagcagcagcagcagacACCGACTTTGAAAGTCGAACAGTCTGGTACATTTCAATGGGACGATATCTTGACACCTGCTGATAACCAACATCGGACAACCCTCACAAACCAGTTTTTATCCCCAAGGTCTAATTACGATGTTAACAACAGAAGTTCGGGCAATGACTCCAATTATAGTGATACGGAATCAAACTATCACACGCCTTATTTGTATCCACAGGACTTAGTTTCTTCACCTGCGATGTCTCACTTGACTGCCAACAACGATGATTTCGACGATCTTTTGAGCGTTGCATCTATGAATTCAAACTATTTACTGCCAGTAAACTCACATGGTTACAAACACATTTCAAACCTCGATGAGTTGGATGACTTGCTGTCTCTAACATATTCAGATAATAATCTTTTATCAGCATCAAACAACAACGATttcaacagcagcaacaacgGTATTACTACCACTGATACTCAAAACAGTACCATTGCCAttaataaaagtaaaacTGGCACAAACCAAAAGATGTTATTGACTATTCCAACTTCTTCTACACCTTCGCCTTCCACTCATGCTGCCCCGGTAACACCCATCATTTCTATACAGGAATTTAATGAGGGACATTTCCCAGTTAAAAATGAAGACGATGGAACCTTACAACTAAAAGTTCGGGATAACGAAAACTATGGTACCACTAACAGCAACAATTTACTCCGTCCAGATGATAATGATTACAACAACGAAGCCCTCAGTGATATCGATCGCTCCTTCGAAGATATAATCAACGGtagaaaattgaaacttaaaaaatcaagaagaagatcttCTCAAACTTCTAATAATAGTTTTAGTAGCAGGAGGTCTTCGAGATCAAGAAGTATATCTCCCGATGAGAAGGCAAAATCTATAAGTGCAAACAGAGAAAAGTTGTTAGAGATGGCGGATCTTTTACCAGCGAGTGAAAATGACGTCAATCAAGAGCGCCATGACAACGATAGCAGAGCTAGCTATAACGACACCATCAATAGCGGCAACAGTAATGAGGAAAATAGTAACAACAATTTATTAACCAGTCAAGCAGAGATTGAATCGGGCATTGTCAATATTAAAACTGAACTGGATAACACCAGTAAGGATCTCGGCATACTTCTAGGCATAGATAACTTGAACCAATTTGAGCCAAAAGTGggattcaaaaatgatgataatcacgaaaataaagataatggcccattttctttcaagaaaaatgacaaTCTAGAAAAACTAGACAGTTCAACAAATAATAGGAAGAATCCTGCAAATTTTGCTTGTGATGTATGTGGTAAGAAGTTCACAAGGCCTTATAACTTAAAGTCTCACTTAAGAACGCATACAAATGAAAGACCATTTATTTGCTCCATTTGTGGTAAGGCATTTGCACGTCAGCATGATAGAAAGAGACACGAAGATTTGCATACAGGTAAGAAAAGGTATGTGTGCGGTGGTAAACTGAAGGACGGTAAACCCTGGGGTTGTGGCAAGAAGTTTGCAAGAAGTGATGCTCTTGGTAGGCATTTCAAAACTGAAAGTGGTAGAAGATGTATCACTCCCTTGTATGAGGAAGCtagacaagaaaaatcgggacaagaaaattaa
- the KSH1 gene encoding Ksh1p (methyltransferase~similar to YNL024C) — protein sequence MSALFNFRSLLQVILLLICSCSYVHGQWPSLLDRYKNHEVLGAFWKMARVGERASPYVSLACILMAISQFNS from the coding sequence ATGTCTGCATTATTTAATTTTCGTTCCCTTTTGCAAGTGATATTGCTGCTGATTTGTTCATGTTCTTATGTTCATGGGCAGTGGCCGTCTCTCCTAGATCGTTATAAAAATCATGAGGTTTTGGGTGCCTTCTGGAAAATGGCACGTGTTGGTGAAAGGGCCAGTCCATATGTTAGTTTAGCGTGTATTTTGATGGCCATCAGTCAATTCAACAGCTGA
- the SAM50 gene encoding SAM complex subunit SAM50 (Component of the Sorting and Assembly Machinery (SAM) complex~similar to YNL026W) — MAAPSDASNEISLDSLTPIFNESSASKPIRVAGVVTTGTDNIDPRVLQAYLDETILKSITLGQLVKNADVLNKRLCQHHIALNAKQSFHFQSNRYISDEKSTHDTVPLMEVVSQLDVLPPKTFTAKTGTNFGNDNDAEAYLQFEKLVDKKYLKLPTRVNLELLRGTKIHSSFLFNSYSSLSPQTILNLKVFSQFYNWNTNKGLDIGQRGARLSLRYEPLFLHRLLHNPHSNERPTLFHEWFLETCWRSTKICSPGTGAPYMYSDTMLSQAGDQLRTVLGHTFVLDKRNHMMCPTKGSMLKWSSELSPGKHLKTQFELNNVKSWLNDDFITFSTTFRTGYLKNLSSQQSLPVHICDKFQSGGPNDIRSFQTFGLGPRDLYDSIGGDAFVSYGLSVFSRLPWKKVEKSNFRLHWFFNGGKLINHDNMSLSNCIGQLSREHSTSTGIGLVLRHPMARFELNFSLPITAHENDFMRKGFQFGLGLAFL, encoded by the coding sequence ATGGCTGCACCCTCCGATGCGAGCAATGAGATTTCATTGGACAGCCTGACGCCAATTTTCAATGAGAGTTCTGCTTCAAAGCCAATTAGAGTTGCGGGTGTAGTAACAACTGGGACAGATAATATCGACCCCAGAGTACTACAGGCATACTTAGATGAGACTATTTTGAAATCCATTACTTTGGGGCAGCTAGTGAAAAATGCAGATGTGTTAAATAAGAGACTGTGCCAACATCACATTGCTCTGAACGCCAAACAGTCGTTTCACTTCCAGAGCAATAGATATATCTCCGATGAAAAAAGCACACACGATACGGTACCTTTAATGGAGGTTGTATCACAATTAGATGTACTACCTCCTAAAACATTTACAGCGAAGACAGGGACAAATTTTGGGAACGATAATGACGCAGAAGCCTACTTGCAATTCGAAAAATTAGTAGATAAAAAATACTTAAAGTTACCTACTAGAGTCAACCTGGAACTATTGAGGGGTACAAAAATACACTCCTCATTTCTATTCAATTCatattcttctctttctccTCAAACAATTTTAAACCTAAAAGTTTTTAGTCAATTTTATAATTGGAACACGAATAAAGGTTTAGATATCGGGCAAAGAGGAGCAAGATTATCTTTGAGGTATGAGCCATTGTTCTTACACAGACTGTTACATAACCCGCATTCGAACGAACGTCCCACGTTGTTTCATGAGTGGTTTTTAGAGACTTGCTGGAGATCTACTAAGATATGCTCACCAGGTACTGGTGCGCCATATATGTATTCAGATACGATGTTATCCCAAGCAGGCGATCAGTTAAGGACAGTCTTGGGTCACACGTTTGTTCTGGACAAGAGAAATCATATGATGTGTCCCACCAAGGGTTCGATGTTAAAGTGGAGTAGTGAACTTTCGCCCGGAAAACACTTAAAGACCCAATTTGAATTGAACAATGTAAAAAGCTGGTTGAATGACGATTTTATTACCTTCTCTACTACTTTTAGAACTGGATACCTAAAAAACTTATCCTCACAACAATCTTTGCCTGTACATATATGTGATAAGTTTCAAAGTGGTGGGCCCAATGACATTAGGAGTTTTCAAACATTTGGGCTAGGCCCCAGAGATCTATATGACTCAATAGGTGGTGATGCTTTTGTTTCCTATGGTCTCAGCGTATTTTCTCGCTTGCCCTGGAAAAAAGTcgaaaaatcaaactttAGGTTACATTGGTTTTTTAATGGGGGTAAATTGATTAATCATGACAATATGTCGTTGAGTAATTGCATAGGACAGCTTTCCAGGGAGCACTCTACCTCCACAGGTATCGGTCTTGTACTAAGGCACCCAATGGCAAGATTTGAGTTAAACTTCAGTTTGCCTATCACCGCTCACGAAAATGATTTTATGAGAAAAGGATTCCAGTTCGGCCTCGGCCTGGCATTTTTGTAA
- the EFM6 gene encoding putative protein-lysine N-methyltransferase (methyltransferase~similar to YNL024C), protein MESIFGGFGDLVVPRPKEHLGQTDLSFGGKLSPALKICEDGGESGCGGKVWIAGELLCEYILEKSVDHLLSKTVNGRKQFKKVLELGSGTGLVGLCVGLLEKNTFHDGTKVYVTDIDKLIPLLERNIELDKVQYEVLARELWWGEPLSADFSPQEGDLQTNNVDLVLAADCVYLEEAFPLLEKTLLDLTDCIAPPVILMSYKKRRKADKHFFNKIKRNFDVLEVTDFSKFDDYLKQRTHLFQLIRK, encoded by the coding sequence ATGGAAAGTATATTTGGCGGTTTTGGAGATCTGGTTGTTCCTAGACCAAAAGAGCATCTCGGTCAAACAGACCTCTCCTTCGGTGGGAAATTATCGCCTGCATTGAAAATTTGTGAAGACGGTGGTGAGAGTGGCTGTGGCGGTAAGGTCTGGATCGCTGGCGAACTGTTATGCGAGTACATACTCGAGAAATCAGTTGACCATCTGCTGAGCAAGACGGTCAATGGCAGGAAACAGTTTAAAAAAGTCTTGGAATTAGGTAGTGGTACAGGCCTAGTTGGATTATGCGTGGGGTTGttagaaaaaaacacaTTCCACGATGGCACTAAAGTGTACGTCACGGACATTGACAAACTGATACCCCtattggaaagaaatatagAACTGGACAAGGTCCAGTATGAGGTTCTTGCGAGGGAACTTTGGTGGGGTGAGCCACTGTCAGCTGATTTCTCACCTCAAGAAGGTGATTTGCAAACGAATAACGTTGATCTAGTTTTGGCCGCTGATTGTGTGTATCTCGAAGAAGCCTTTCCATTACTGGAAAAAACATTGCTTGATCTCACTGACTGCATAGCCCCACCTGTAATCTTGATGTCctacaagaaaagaagaaaagctgataaacattttttcaacaagattaaaagaaattttgacGTTCTTGAAGTTACAGATTTTAGTAAATTTGACGATTATCTTAAGCAAAGAACTCACTTGTTTCAGCTTATCAGAAAGTGA
- the SSN8 gene encoding cyclin-dependent protein serine/threonine kinase regulator SSN8 (Cyclin-like component of the RNA polymerase II holoenzyme~similar to YNL025C) produces the protein MSGSFWTSTQRHHWQYTKASLAKERQKLWLLECQLFPQGLNIVMDSKQNGIEQSITKNIPITHRDLHYDKDYNLRIYCYFLIMKLGRRLNIRQYALATAHIYLSRFLIKASVREINLYMLVTTCVYLACKVEECPQYIRTLVSEARTLWPEFIPPDPTKVTEFEFYLLEELESYLIVHHPYQSLKQIVQVLKQPPFQITLSSDDLQNCWSLINDSYINDVHLLYPPHIIAVACLFITISIHGKPTKGSSLASVASEAIRDPEHFSSPAQIAFNRFMAESLVDLEEVMDTIQEQITLYDHWDKYHEQWIKFLLHTLYLRPASAI, from the coding sequence ATGTCAGGGAGTTTCTGGACATCTACACAAAGGCATCATTGGCAATATACCAAGGCATCATTGGCGAAAGAGAGACAAAAGTTATGGTTATTGGAGTGCCAGTTATTTCCCCAAGGTTTGAATATCGTTATGGATTCTAAGCAAAATGGTATTGAACAGTCCATCACCAAGAACATACCAATAACTCACCGGGATTTACACTATGATAAGGATTATAATCTAAGGATCTATTGCTACTTCCTGATAATGAAACTTGGAAGAAGGCTAAACATACGGCAGTACGCATTGGCCACAGCGCATATTTAtctttcaagatttttgataaaggcTTCAGTTAGAGAAATAAACTTATATATGCTGGTTACTACATGTGTATACTTGGCATGCAAAGTTGAGGAATGCCCGCAATATATTAGAACCTTGGTGAGTGAAGCCCGTACCTTGTGGCCCGAATTTATTCCTCCCGACCCTACTAAAGTTACTGAGTTTGAATTTTACTTACTTGAAGAGTTGGAAAGTTATTTAATTGTCCATCACCCTTATCAATCCTTAAAGCAAATTGTTCAGGTCTTAAAGCAACCGCCATTTCAAATAACATTATCGTCGGATGATCTCCAAAACTGCTGGTCCTTGATCAACGACAGTTATATCAACGATGTTCATTTACTGTACCCGCCTCATATTATTGCTGTGGCATGCTTATTCATTACAATTTCCATACATGGAAAACCAACCAAAGGATCATCATTAGCATCTGTGGCTTCTGAAGCCATCAGAGATCCTGAACATTTTAGCTCTCCTGCTCAAATAGCTTTCAATCGTTTTATGGCTGAATCTCTTGTAGATCTAGAGGAGGTCATGGATACGATTCAAGAGCAGATTACATTATACGATCATTGGGACAAGTACCACGAACAATGGATAAAATTCCTGCTACATACTTTGTATCTGAGGCCAGCATCAGCAATTTAA
- the SIW14 gene encoding putative tyrosine protein phosphatase SIW14 (Tyrosine phosphatase involved in actin organization and endocytosis~similar to YNL032W), which yields MGLYQAKNNEGSDPKSSSKIDDLIENEAEIIRLIKEDGKLLIDNGDGRDIHNIIQEDKLLSVEFNEVLKRFHGGEKTDVPQKELDEDVDDKYDSNEHHEKTIQVMNTLNHVINKEVIPPENFSHVVGEIYRSSFPRQENFSFLHERLKLKSILVLIPEEYPQENVNFLNLTGIKLYQVGMSGNKEPFVNIPSHLLTKALEIVLNPANQPILIHCNRGKHRTGCLIGCIRKLQNWSLTMIFDEYRRFAFPKARALDQQFIEMYDDDEIKRIASKNNWLPLKW from the coding sequence ATGGGTTTATATCAGGCAAAGAATAATGAAGGAAGTGATCCAAAAAGCAGCAGCAAGATTGACGATTTGATAGAAAACGAAGCGGAGATTATACGGCTAATCAAAGAAGATGGCAAGTTACTGATAGATAATGGCGATGGCAGAGATATCCATAACATAATTCAAGAAGACAAGCTTCTCAGTGTAGAATTCAACGAAGTACTAAAGCGGTTTCATGGGGGAGAAAAGACAGATGTTCCTCAGAAGGAGTTGGATGAAGACGTGGATGATAAATATGATTCTAATGAGCATCATGAAAAAACTATACAAGTAATGAACACATTAAATCACGTCATTAATAAGGAGGTGATTCCTCCCGAAAATTTCAGCCACGTGGTTGGAGAGATATACCGTAGCAGTTTCCCACGACAGGAAAACTTTTCGTTTTTGCACGAAAGACTGAAGTTGAAATCCATCTTAGTACTAATTCCCGAAGAATATCCGCAGGAAAATgtaaactttttgaatttaacGGGTATAAAATTATACCAAGTTGGTATGAGCGGTAATAAGGAGCCATTTGTAAATATACCGTCTCACCTACTTACAAAGGCGCTAGAAATCGTGTTAAATCCGGCAAACCAACCGATACTGATACATTGTAATAGAGGCAAACATAGGACGGGGTGTTTGATTGGGTGTATAAGGAAACTACAAAATTGGTCGCTAACAATGATTTTTGATGAGTACAGACGTTTCGCATTCCCAAAGGCAAGGGCGCTTGATCAGCAGTTTATTGAGATGtacgatgatgacgaaattAAAAGGATTGCCAGTAAAAACAACTGGTTGCCTCTAAAATGGTAA
- the HHT2 gene encoding histone H3 (Histone H3~similar to YNL031C), translated as MARTKQTARKSTGGKAPRKQLASKAARKSAPSTGGVKKPHRYKPGTVALREIRRFQKSTELLIRKLPFQRLVREIAQDFKTDLRFQSSAIGALQESVEAYLVSLFEDTNLAAIHAKRVTIQKKDIKLARRLRGERS; from the coding sequence ATGGCCAGAACTAAACAAACAGCTAGAAAATCCACTGGTGGTAAAGCCCCAAGAAAACAATTAGCCTCCAAGGCTGCTAGAAAATCCGCCCCATCTACTGGTGGTGTCAAGAAGCCTCACAGATATAAGCCAGGTACTGTTGCCTTGAGAGAAATCAGAAGATTCCAAAAATCTACTGAACTATTGATCAGAAAGTTGCCTTTCCAAAGATTGGTCAGGGAAATCGCTCAAGATTTTAAGACTGACTTGAGATTTCAATCTTCTGCTATCGGTGCTTTGCAAGAATCCGTCGAAGCATACTTAGTCTCTTTGTTTGAAGACACCAACTTGGCTGCTATTCATGCTAAGCGTGTTACTATCCAAAAGAAGGATATCAAATTAGCCAGAAGATTAAGGGGTGAAAGATCATGA